In the genome of Actinomadura luzonensis, the window ACATCTTCCAGCGGGCGTTCACCTACTTCGACATGGGTTACGCCTCCGCCGTGGCGATGGTCCTCGTGGTCATTCTCGGCGTGCTGACGACCCTGCAGCTCCGGATGCTGCGCGCGTCGAGTTCGGACCTGGGTTAAGGAGTCATGCCGATGTTGTCCGGATCGAGGATCGGCAGGAGGGCCGCCTGGCTGGCCCTGACCGTCGCGGTCGTGCTCACCGTCTTCCCCTTCTACTGGATGGTCCGCACGGCCCTCACCCCGGCCGCGGACCTCTGGACCGACGCCACCTCGTTATGGCCGCACCGCCCCACGCTGGTCAACTTCGCCCGGCTGCTGAACCTGGTCGGCCCCGAGGCGGCCAGGGCCGCCGGCGGGTCGGGCGCGCGGATCGACTTCCTGCTGTACACGCTGAACTCGGTGGTCTACAGCGGCCTGATCGCCGTCGTGCAGACCTTCTGCTGCGCCATGGCGGGCTACGCCTTCGCCCGGCTGCGCTTCCCCGGCCGGGACGTGGCCTTCGGCGTCATCATCGCCGCGCTGATGGTGCCGCCGATCTTCACGATCCTGCCCAACTTCGTGCTGGTCAAGCAGCTCGGCCTGCTGAACAGCCTGCCGGGCCTGGTGCTGCCCAGCCTCCTCATGACGCCGTTCGCGGTGTTCTTCCTGCGCCAGTTCTTCCTGTCCATCCCCAGGGACGTGGAGGAGGCCGCGACGCTGGAGGGCGTCGGCCGGTGGGGCATGTTCTGGCGGATCGTGCTGCCCATGAGCCGCGGCCCGCTGATCACCATCGGACTGACCACGGTCGTGTGGAGCTGGAAGGACTACCTGTGGCCGCTGCTGACGGGCAAGGGCGAGGACAGCCGGGTGCTGACCGTCGGGCTCGGCGTGTTCCTCCAGCAGTCGCCGAACACGGCGCCGGACTGGACCGGGCTCATGGCCGGGTCGGTGCTGTCCATCATCCCGGTGCTCCTCCTGCTGATCTTCCTAGGCAGGCGGCTGGTGCAGTCGATGAACTTCTCCGGCATCAAGTGAGGGGGCGCGGCCCGGGGCCACGCCCCCGCACCGCTAGATCCGGCCGAGGGTCAGCCAGCCGGGGACGGTCGCGTCCTGGCCGGCGGTGGCGAAGCGCAGCGGCACGCCGTTCGGCAGCGGGTTGACCGCCCGCAGGAGCAGGGTGTGCTCGCCCTGGGGCAGCCCGCCCGGCACGGTGGTGGCCAGCTCGACGGGCTCGCCCGGCAGGATGCCGGTCAGCTTCCAGGACGTCGTCCAGATGCGGGCGATGCGCCCGTCCCGGCCGGCCAGCGCCACCTGCACCGGCCAGTCGTAGGCGAACGGGGCGACGCCGTCGTCGGCGATCCGGACGGCCACGTCCAGGCCGCGCCGGGTGCGCTCGGCCCGGACCGCGCTCACCCTGAGCTCGTAGCCGAGGGACCTGGCGGCCTTCAGCGCCTCCTCGTAGGCGGCGCCCGTGTAACCGGGGCTGAAGGCATGGTGGTTCAGCAGCCAGGTGGCGTGGGTCTGGGCGACGCTGCCCGCGAAGTCCTTGTCGCCGTCGCCGGGGCAGTCCATCGGGACGTCGAACAGACACCCCTGCAGCTCGGGCCGCAGCTCGCCGGCGACCGTGTCGGTCTTCCACTTGTCGGCCGTGCCGGCCTGCAGCATCAGGTCCATGAAGTGCCAGCCGGGGCCCGGCAGGGTGGAGTAGGCGAAGGAGTCGTCGTGGTAGCCCAGGTCGTGCGCCTTGTTGTCGGCGCCCGGGTAGCGGACCATGAGCCTGGTCCGGTCGAACGCCCTGTCGTAGGCGTCGAGCACCCTGCGCTGCCCGGCGGGGGAGGCGAACCAGTTCTCCGTCCCGGGGTCGCCGTTGTGCGGCCAGGTGTGCCACTCGCCCCAGAAGCCCAGCAGCCCGAGCTGCACGAAGCCCACCCGGGGGTCGCCGTCGTAGCGGCGGCCGAGCGCGGCGATGAACCGGTCGAGCGCGGCCGCGAGGTCCGGGTCGTCGTAGTCGGGCGACACGCTCGCGCCGTCGTTGCCGAAGTCGTCGTACGGGTGCGTCACCAGGCCCTGGTCGAGCAGGAACCGCGGGATGCCGCTGGGCTTGCCCGGATAGTCCAGGTAGAAGCGGAACGCCGCCTGGTGGCCGCGCGCCGCGATGGCGTCGAGCCGCTCCTCCAGCGCCCGCCAGTCGAAGCGGCGCGGGCCCGTCATCACCGCGTTGAGCGGCAGGTAGAACCACTCCATCGAGTGCGGGAACGTCGTGTAGGCGCCGGCGTAGGGGATGAACCCCTTCAGCGGGTTGGCGTCCGGGGCCTCCGCCGCCGCCAGCTCCCGCCAGCCGGGCTGACCGGTGGGGCCGGTCGCGGCCGAGCCGGGGGCGGGCAGCGCCGCGACGGCGGCGGCCAGGAGAGCGGCTGACGCCATCCGCGCGGGGCGGCCGGTCAGGAAGTGGGCCATCGCATCCTCCACGTGACGATCGCCAAGGCACTTATGAGCTGGCCTTGACAAATATTCGATGAGCCACATCATTATTCGAGAGAGCCAACCACGGCAAGAGGGAACTTCTGGGCCCTCGGTCCCGTCCCCCAGGAAGAGGCACCTCGATGATCAACAGGAAGCGGATCGGAGCGGCGCTGCTCGGCGCGCTGCTGGCGGGCACCACGCTCACCGCGTGCGGCGGTTCCGGCAAGGACGAGCCCGGCGACGGTGCGGCGGCCGGTCCGGTCACGCTCGACTACTGGTTGTGGGACGACAAGCAGTTGGCCTCCTACCAGGCCTGCGCCGACGCCTTCCACCAGGCGAACCCGAACATCACCGTCAAGATCACCCAGACGGCCTGGGCGCAGTACTGGCAGAACCTGACCACGCAGCTCGCCGCCGGCGAGGCGCCGGACGTGTGGACCGACCAGGTGTCCTACTATCCGCAGTTCGTCTCCAGCAACCAGATCCTCGACATCCAGCCCTACGTGACCGCCGACAAGATCGACCTCGGCCAGTACCAGGAAGGGCTCGCCGACCTGTGGGTCAAGGACGGCAAGCGGTACGGCCTGCCCAAGGACTGGGACACCGAGGCGATCGTCTACAACAGCGAGATGCTCGGCAAGGCCGGCGTGCGGGCGTCCGAGCTGGCCGACCTCACCTGGAACCCCGCCGACGGCGGAACCTTCGAGCGGGTCATCGCCAAGCTCACCCGGGACGAGCAGGGCCGCGACGGCCTCGACCCCGCCTTCGACAAGGACCACGTCGCGGTCTACGGGTACCTGCCGGAGTGGAACGACGGCTCCCAGGGCCAGAACGGCTGGGGCGAGCTGGCCGCCGCCAACGGCTGGACCTACCTGGACAAGAACCCCTGGGGCACCCGGTTCAAGTACGACGACCCCAAGCTCGTCGAGACCATCGCCTGGTACAAGAAGCTCACCGACAAGGGCTACGCGCCCCGCTTCGACAAGCAGTCGACGCTCGGCATCGACGCCGTGATGAACTCCGGCAAGGCCGCCCTCACGATCGCCGGCTCCTGGACCATCAACACCTACCTCGGTGACGACGCCAAGCAGAAGTTCGCGCTCGCGCCGCTGCCCGTCGGCCCGGCCGGCGCCCGCAAGAGCGCCATCAACGGCCTGTCGGACGCCATCTGGGCGGGCACCGAGAACAAGGACGCCGCCTGGAAGTGGGTGAAGTACCTCGGCTCCACCGCCTGCCAGGACGTGGTCGGCGGCAACGCCGCGGTGTTCCCCGCGATCAAGACCTCGACGGAGAAGGCCCTCGCCGCCCACCAGGCCAAGGGCCGCGACGTGCAGGTGTACGTGGACTACACCAAGACCCCCGGCGGCACCTTCCTGCTGCCGATCACCGAACACGGCACCGAGGTCAGCCAGATCGTCCAGGACGCCATCCAGGCGGTCAGCCTCGGCCGGCTGGAGCCCGCCGAGGCCCTGCAGAAGGCCAACCAGCAGGTCAACGCCCTGTTCGCCTGACCGTTCCGACTGCCCCGTCCGGCGGGAGCCGCGCGAGCCTCCCGCCGGGCGGTCACCGCTGCCCGAAGGAGAACCATGCCCCTGCTCGTCGGCCTGGCCGGCCGTGAATTCGCGGTCGAGCTCACCGGTTCCGAGCCCCCCACGCCCGTCGCCGGCGGCCTCGTCCTGCCGCCCGGCCGGGTCGCGATCCTGCACGGCCTCGACGACGCCCTGTTCTACCGGCACGGCCAGAACTCCTGGAGCCCGTGCGGCTGGCGCCGGCTCAGCGAGCCCCCGCTGCGGATCGCCGACCCGCAGCGGCGCCTGACCGCCGACGACACGGTCTGGGACGACCCGGCCCGCCACCACTCCTCGGCCGTGGCCGCGCTGCAGGGCGCCGACGGGCGGGTGCTGCTGCTGGGCTCCCTCGGGCTGGGCGTGCCCCGCCTGGCCGCCGACCGCGACACGCTGGCCGGCTGGTGCGAGGAGGACGGGGCCCCCTGGTTCCTCGCCTACGGCGAGGAGGAGGAGGTCTTCGCCCGCTACGCCGGCCAGCTCGCCGGGCGCCTGGGCAGCAGCGGCAGGCGGGCGGGCAACGTGTGGTGCACCTGGTACGCCTACTACGAGGGCATCACCGAGCAGGTGCTGCACAAGGACATCGCCGCGCTGGCCGGCCTGCCGTTCGACGTGGCCCAGATCGACGACGGCTGGGAGGCGGCGGTCGGCGACTGGGAGCCCAACGACAAGTTCCCCTCCGGCATGCGGGACCTGACCGAGCGGATCAACGCCGCCGGGATGCGGGCCGGCCTGTGGCTGGCGCCGTTCATCGTGCTGCCCACGTCGGCGACGGCCCGCGAGCACCCCGAGTGGCTGCTGCGCGACGCCGCCGGGCGGCCGGTCGTGGCCGGGCACAACTGGGGCACCCACTACTGGGCGCTGGACCTCACCCACCCCGGCGTGCGGGAGCATCTCACCCGGATGATCCACCGGGTCGTGCACGAGTGGGGCTTCGGCTACCTCAAGCTCGACTTCGTCAACGCGGGCGCCGTCCCCGGCGTCCGGCACTCCGGGGCGCCGCGCGAGCAGGCCTACCGGGACGCGTTCGCCCTGATCCGCGAGGTCGCCGGCCCGGAGGTCTACCTGCTCGGCAGCGGCGCCCTGCTGCTGCCCTCGCTGGGGCTGGCCGACGGGCTGCGCAGCGGCCCGGACGTCGCCCCGCTGTGGACGAACTACGCCAGCGACGACCCCTCCGACGCGATGGCCTACAACGCGATGGTGAACACGCTGCACCGGCTGTGGCAGTCGCCGCTGGCAGAGGTGGACCCGGACGTCGTGTACTTCCGCAGCCGGCTCAACCTGCTCACCGAGACCCAGATGGGCCTGCTGCAGGACCTGGCCGCGATCTGCGGCTTCAAGGCCGTCTCCGACCCGCCGTCGTGGCTGCACCCGGACGAGCTGGACCGGCTCGCCGCCTACCTCGCCGAGCGGCCGGACATCGTCAGGACGGGCCGGTACAGTTTCGCCATCGACGGCCG includes:
- a CDS encoding carbohydrate ABC transporter permease; amino-acid sequence: MLSGSRIGRRAAWLALTVAVVLTVFPFYWMVRTALTPAADLWTDATSLWPHRPTLVNFARLLNLVGPEAARAAGGSGARIDFLLYTLNSVVYSGLIAVVQTFCCAMAGYAFARLRFPGRDVAFGVIIAALMVPPIFTILPNFVLVKQLGLLNSLPGLVLPSLLMTPFAVFFLRQFFLSIPRDVEEAATLEGVGRWGMFWRIVLPMSRGPLITIGLTTVVWSWKDYLWPLLTGKGEDSRVLTVGLGVFLQQSPNTAPDWTGLMAGSVLSIIPVLLLLIFLGRRLVQSMNFSGIK
- a CDS encoding ABC transporter substrate-binding protein — translated: MINRKRIGAALLGALLAGTTLTACGGSGKDEPGDGAAAGPVTLDYWLWDDKQLASYQACADAFHQANPNITVKITQTAWAQYWQNLTTQLAAGEAPDVWTDQVSYYPQFVSSNQILDIQPYVTADKIDLGQYQEGLADLWVKDGKRYGLPKDWDTEAIVYNSEMLGKAGVRASELADLTWNPADGGTFERVIAKLTRDEQGRDGLDPAFDKDHVAVYGYLPEWNDGSQGQNGWGELAAANGWTYLDKNPWGTRFKYDDPKLVETIAWYKKLTDKGYAPRFDKQSTLGIDAVMNSGKAALTIAGSWTINTYLGDDAKQKFALAPLPVGPAGARKSAINGLSDAIWAGTENKDAAWKWVKYLGSTACQDVVGGNAAVFPAIKTSTEKALAAHQAKGRDVQVYVDYTKTPGGTFLLPITEHGTEVSQIVQDAIQAVSLGRLEPAEALQKANQQVNALFA
- a CDS encoding glycoside hydrolase family 36 protein, whose translation is MPLLVGLAGREFAVELTGSEPPTPVAGGLVLPPGRVAILHGLDDALFYRHGQNSWSPCGWRRLSEPPLRIADPQRRLTADDTVWDDPARHHSSAVAALQGADGRVLLLGSLGLGVPRLAADRDTLAGWCEEDGAPWFLAYGEEEEVFARYAGQLAGRLGSSGRRAGNVWCTWYAYYEGITEQVLHKDIAALAGLPFDVAQIDDGWEAAVGDWEPNDKFPSGMRDLTERINAAGMRAGLWLAPFIVLPTSATAREHPEWLLRDAAGRPVVAGHNWGTHYWALDLTHPGVREHLTRMIHRVVHEWGFGYLKLDFVNAGAVPGVRHSGAPREQAYRDAFALIREVAGPEVYLLGSGALLLPSLGLADGLRSGPDVAPLWTNYASDDPSDAMAYNAMVNTLHRLWQSPLAEVDPDVVYFRSRLNLLTETQMGLLQDLAAICGFKAVSDPPSWLHPDELDRLAAYLAERPDIVRTGRYSFAIDGRAVDFGAALNRGQQYPIS